From Quercus lobata isolate SW786 chromosome 1, ValleyOak3.0 Primary Assembly, whole genome shotgun sequence, one genomic window encodes:
- the LOC115979606 gene encoding NKAP-like protein — protein sequence MIKMGRPASTIEIPDKRHSSDRDNGRYSPDSDNSFEYSRRHHRRSPNYDAYDRYYDNHDRRHHNHNQERSSSPNPRSSKAQDSLPKRFGRDYRNGNPSESESDEELKGLNPEEYRRLKRQKMRRALTRCIWNCTPSPPRNENENDNEKADEISDKYGGEDELIGGEKSDSSSKEKAKVSNRKGKSESQSNSESESESETDDSRSRRKRKRKSSISISKSSKYESDESESESESEEEEEKRKQRKKSSSRNRSRHRSSKRSSRRKGSSSRRKSRYSNSDESDDSDASNRVRSKKKRSRSRNLSDTEKDIEVSNSEGSEVEKAAMMIEEDGEMKAESIAEALNFKEIFEAQKKPALDTEPVVGPMPLPRAEGHISYGGALRPGEGDAIAQYVQQGKRIPRRGEVGLSADEIQKFEGLGYVMSGSRHQRMNAIRIRKENQVYSAEDKRALAMFNYEEKAKREHKVMADLQRLVQRHIGQDVGPNHDPFSATKPADTADA from the coding sequence ATGATCAAAATGGGGAGGCCAGCGTCGACGATCGAAATCCCTGACAAACGACACAGTTCTGACCGCGATAACGGCCGTTACTCTCCAGATTCCGATAACTCCTTCGAATACAGCAGGCGCCACCACCGTCGTAGCCCTAATTATGACGCCTACGACCGCTATTACGACAACCACGACCGCcgccaccacaaccacaaccaagAACGGAGCTCAAGCCCAAACCCTAGGTCCAGCAAAGCCCAAGACTCTTTGCCCAAGCGATTTGGACGCGATTACCGTAATGGAAACCCGTCCGAGTCCGAGTCTGATGAGGAATTGAAGGGGCTGAACCCTGAGGAGTACCGGAGGCTCAAGAGGCAGAAGATGAGAAGAGCGCTCACTCGTTGTATTTGGAATTGCACGCCGAGTCCGCCTAGGAACGAGAACGAGAACGATAACGAGAAGGCTGACGAGATCTCTGACAAGTACGGTGGAGAAGACGAGTTAATCGGCGGTGAAAAGAGCGATTCAAGCTCGAAAGAGAAGGCGAAGGTGAGTAATCGGAAAGGAAAATCGGAAAGTCAGTCTAATTCCGAGTCTGAATCGGAATCGGAAACCGATGATTCGCGGTcgaggaggaagaggaagaggaagagttCGATTTCGATTTCCAAGAGTAGTAAATACGAATCTGATGAGAGCGAGAGCGAGAGTGAAtcggaggaagaagaagaaaagcgaaagcaaagaaagaaaagcagtAGTAGGAATCGGAGCCGCCATAGGAGTAGCAAAAGAAGCAGTAGAAGAAAAGGGAGTAGTAGTAGGAGAAAGAGTAGGTACAGCAATTCCGATGAGAGTGATGATTCCGATGCTAGCAATCGAGTAAGGTCGAAGAAGAAGCGGAGTCGGAGTAGGAATCTCTCGGATACAGAGAAGGACATTGAGGTTTCGAATTCAGAGGGTTCCGAAGTTGAAAAGGCAGCAATGATGATAGAGGAGGATGGGGAGATGAAAGCTGAAAGCATTGCGGAGGCATTGAATTTTAAGGAGATTTTCGAGGCACAGAAGAAGCCGGCTCTGGATACCGAACCAGTGGTTGGGCCAATGCCCTTGCCTAGAGCCGAAGGGCATATCAGTTATGGTGGCGCACTTAGGCCCGGAGAAGGTGATGCCATTGCTCAGTATGTGCAGCAAGGGAAGCGTATTCCAAGGAGAGGAGAAGTGGGTTTATCTGCAGATGAGATTCAGAAGTTCGAGGGTCTTGGTTATGTGATGAGCGGTAGCAGGCACCAGAGGATGAATGCTATTCGTATTAGGAAGGAAAACCAAGTTTATAGTGCCGAGGATAAGAGGGCGTTGGCTATGTTTAATTACGAAGAGAAGGCCAAGCGTGAGCACAAGGTTATGGCTGATTTGCAGAGATTGGTGCAGCGCCATATAGGGCAGGATGTCGGTCCAAATCATGATCCCTTCAGTGCAACGAAGCCTGCAGATACTGCTGATGCTTGA